Proteins encoded in a region of the Paenibacillus sp. W2I17 genome:
- a CDS encoding hemolysin family protein — MDIHTEFHLGQLVFNLVCVFLLVFLNGVFVAAEFSLVKVRQTRLTQLQSEGNRFAGYALKVNSKLDSYLSATQFGITLTSLGLGWLGEPAISELLVEPLMFKLGVGDTGLISTVSVIIGFCIITFLHIVLGELAPKSLAIQKTDGVALFLSAPLLLFYKIFFPFIWVLNVSANALLRLAGIEPASEGEAHSEDELRILMKQSAKSGVIDKDEIKLMDNIFDFSDMLAREVMLPRTDMDCLYTHMSLEENLEIINATKHSRYPVAVEDKDEIIGFIHITDLLLAKPEQQHDLASLVRPILNVPESMEISHVLRLMQKKHSQMTLVVDEYGGTAGLLTAEEILEEIVGDLYDEFEDERPHMERSGDSFSIDGRSLIEEVHKWTGAIIEDEEVDTIGGWLFKELGGSPAKGKTRELNGYVFEVEESTRLRITRVRVYKQSVPQDMNSEEKPVE, encoded by the coding sequence TTGGATATTCATACCGAATTTCATCTTGGACAACTGGTATTTAATCTGGTCTGTGTCTTTTTGCTCGTATTTTTGAATGGCGTATTTGTCGCAGCGGAATTTTCCCTTGTGAAAGTAAGGCAAACGCGCTTAACTCAATTGCAGAGTGAAGGAAACCGTTTTGCTGGTTATGCACTGAAGGTGAATAGTAAACTGGATTCCTATCTATCGGCAACTCAGTTCGGGATTACGCTGACATCACTTGGACTCGGGTGGCTGGGAGAACCAGCCATCTCCGAATTGCTCGTTGAGCCACTCATGTTTAAACTTGGTGTAGGAGATACAGGGCTTATTTCGACCGTGTCGGTCATTATCGGTTTTTGTATCATTACGTTTCTGCATATTGTGCTGGGTGAGCTTGCACCTAAATCGTTAGCTATTCAAAAAACAGACGGTGTGGCATTGTTCTTATCTGCGCCCTTGCTGTTGTTCTACAAAATCTTCTTCCCGTTCATCTGGGTACTGAATGTATCGGCCAATGCATTGCTGCGTCTGGCAGGTATCGAACCTGCCAGTGAAGGAGAAGCTCACTCGGAAGATGAACTTCGAATTCTGATGAAGCAGAGTGCCAAAAGTGGTGTCATCGATAAAGATGAGATCAAACTGATGGACAACATCTTTGATTTCTCCGATATGTTGGCACGTGAAGTGATGCTGCCACGTACAGACATGGATTGTCTATACACGCATATGTCTTTGGAAGAGAACCTGGAGATCATTAATGCAACCAAACATTCCCGGTATCCCGTAGCAGTAGAAGACAAGGATGAGATCATTGGATTCATACACATCACCGATCTGTTGCTGGCTAAACCGGAGCAACAACATGATCTGGCTTCACTTGTCCGTCCAATCTTAAACGTTCCTGAATCCATGGAAATCAGCCATGTGCTGCGTCTGATGCAGAAGAAACATTCTCAGATGACGCTGGTTGTGGATGAATATGGCGGCACAGCTGGATTGTTGACTGCGGAAGAAATTCTGGAAGAGATCGTTGGAGATTTGTATGACGAATTTGAGGATGAGCGTCCGCATATGGAACGCAGTGGTGATTCGTTTTCCATTGATGGTCGTTCGCTTATTGAAGAAGTTCATAAGTGGACCGGAGCCATCATTGAGGATGAAGAAGTGGATACCATTGGCGGATGGCTGTTTAAAGAGCTTGGAGGTAGTCCAGCCAAGGGCAAAACTCGGGAGCTGAATGGATACGTCTTTGAAGTGGAGGAGTCCACTCGTTTGCGAATTACCCGGGTTCGAGTATACAAGCAATCTGTTCCTCAAGACATGAATTCGGAAGAAAAACCA